A genomic window from Maylandia zebra isolate NMK-2024a linkage group LG20, Mzebra_GT3a, whole genome shotgun sequence includes:
- the hsd17b10 gene encoding 3-hydroxyacyl-CoA dehydrogenase type-2, translating to MANIRCVKGMVGLVTGGASGLGRATVERLVQSGASAVIVDLPSSDGQAVAASLGNRCAFAPADVTSEAEVRSAVSLAKEKFGKLDLAVNCAGIAVAVKTYNFKKDLPHSLEDFQRVINVNIAGSFNVIRLAAGEMGKNEPDADGHRGCIINTASVAAFDGQVGQAAYSASKGGIVGMTLPIARDLAPVGIRVITIAPGLFSTPLLASLPEKVRSFLARQVPFPSRLGDPAEFAHLVTCLVENPMINGEVIRLDGAIRMQP from the exons ATGGCGAACATTCGGTGTGTGAAG GGTATGGTCGGCCTGGTAACAGGCGGTGCCTCCGGTTTGGGGCGGGCCACCGTGGAGCGTCTGGTGCAGAGCGGAGCGTCTGCTGTGATCGTGGACCTGCcctcctctgacggacaggctgTGGCAGCCAGTCTGGGAAACCGCTGTGCCTTTGCTCCTGCAGAT GTGACATCAGAGGCAGAGGTGCGGTCAGCTGTTTCCCTGGCCAAAGAGAAGTTTGGGAAGTTGGACTTGGCGGTTAACTGCGCTGGCATTGCTGTGGCTGTGAAAACATATAACTTTAAGAAGGACCTCCCTCACAGCCTGGAGGACTTCCAGCGTGTCATCAAT GTGAACATTGCAGGATCTTTTAATGTGATTCGCCTCGCTGCGGGCGAGATGGGGAAGAACGAACCCGACGCAGACGGACACCGAGGCTGCATCATTAACACCGCCAGCGTGGCAGCTTTCGATGGACAg GTTGGACAAGCGGCTTACTCCGCTTCTAAAGGTGGCATCGTTGGGATGACTCTTCCCATCGCACGAGACCTGGCACCCGTGGGCATCAGAGTCATCACCATAGCACCCG GGCTCTTCTCCACTCCTCTTCTCGCCAGTCTTCCAGAGAAGGTGCGCTCATTCCTCGCGCGCCAGGTGCCCTTCCCCTCGCGCCTGGGTGACCCCGCTGAGTTTGCTCACCTGGTCACATGCCTGGTTGAGAATCCCATGATCAACGGGGAGGTCATTAGACTGGACGGAGCCATTCGCATGCAGCCCTGA
- the LOC143414388 gene encoding uncharacterized protein LOC143414388: protein MEAHAVMRAGGGITTNAAGALEMIDTFDRPGRAFTEETFARAGTFADAFEDKPGKRLPKAGAYAEAGVGHARAEWSVFDAEAKGPNASAGAGASVASGAQAFARAEIASASASAGPVKATVGLGLDTGVGVSPTCFEAKVLGTGISFDRKMGISLFGTGFEFNLW, encoded by the exons ATGGAAG CCCATGCAGTTATGCGAGCAGGTGGAGGCATTACTACTAATGCAGCTGGAGCACTTGAGATGATCGATACCTTTGATCGGcctggcagagcttttactgaGGAAACCTTTGCTCGGGCTGGAACGTTTGCAGATGCGTTTGAGGACAAACCAGGGAAGCGTCTTCCCAAAGCCGGAGCGTATGCTGAAGCGGGAGTGGGGCACGCCCGTGCTGAATGGAGTGTTTTTGACGCAGAGGCCAAAGGACCCAATGCCAGCGCAGGAGCTGGAGCCTCTGTGGCCTCTGGTGCCCAAGCCTTTGCCAGAGCAGAAATAGCCAGTGCTTCAGCCTCTGCTGGTCCAGTCAAAGCTACAGTTGGTCTGGGATTAGACACAGGAGTGGGAGTTAGTCCCACATGTTTCGAAGCCAAGGTGCTGGGAACGGGTATCTCCTTTGATCGCAAAATGGGCATTTCTCTGTTTGGCACTGGTTTTGAATTCAATCTGTGGTAA